A DNA window from Oryzias latipes chromosome 5, ASM223467v1 contains the following coding sequences:
- the LOC101166543 gene encoding PAK4-inhibitor inka2, with translation MLCLGESMDFLRDHMQSMVRSLQDLKEISRPRPLSDPCVRPFPATQLCKRQAQPEQLTRLRFSDASESNTYDSACCLAEEQEQQEHERSAQGSPSSEQSVDVDSGYSEASWQDEAVVLRRTRNMRVSASACVRTNRGPSCRVRPKSTSDACLERWTSFEASDLEDWTTSLLSRSRTRQPLVLGDNSFADLIKNWMDLPDCPEPAELKPSAGRRLAKDILGNMRRRLAGKAKGVELRRRPADFRRLDRDAEALQRMSCPVEALTPVCPQTHEGDSDFYQFTALMKTGSRQPIICNDIIGYI, from the exons ATG CTGTGTTTAGGAGAGTCAATGGACTTCCTCCGGGACCACATGCAGTCCATGGTGAGGTCCTTGCAGGACTTGAAGGAGATAAGCAGACCAAGGCCGCTCAGCGACCCCTGTGTGCGCCCTTTCCCCGCCACGCAGCTCTGCAAACGGCAGGCGCAGCCGGAGCAGCTCACCCGCCTGCGTTTTTCCgacgccagcgaatccaacacATACGACTCCGCCTGCTGTCTGgcagaggagcaggagcagcaggagcacgAGCGGTCGGCACAAGGCTCCCCCAGCAGCGAGCAGAGTGTGGACGTCGACTCGGGTTACTCAGAGGCTTCCTGGCAGGATGAAGCTGTGGTGCTGAGAAGGACCAGGAACATGCGGGTCTCCGCCTCGGCTTGCGTCCGCACAAACAGAGGACCGTCTTGTCGGGTCCGGCCAAAGTCAACCTCTGATGCTTGCTTGGAACGTTGGACTTCATTTGAAGCCAGTGATCTGGAAGACTGGACCACATCGCTGCTTAGCCGCAGCAGGACTCGGCAACCCTTAGTTCTGGGGGACAACAGTTTTGCTGACTTAATAAAGAACTGGATGGACTTGCCGGACTGCCCCGAGCCGGCAGAACTAAAGCCCAGCGCAGGCCGGCGTCTCGCCAAAGACATTTTGGGCAACATGAGGAGGAGGCTGGCAGGGAAAGCCAAAGGCGTGGAGCTCCGGCGGAGGCCGGCAGACTTCAGGAGGCTGGACAGGGATGCAGAGGCTCTCCAACGCATGTCCTGTCCTGTTGAAGCTCTCACCCCAGTCTGTCCCCAGACTCACGAGGGGGACTCCGACTTCTACCAGTTCACTGCTCTGATGAAGACTGGCAGTCGACAACCCATCATATGCAATGACATTATCGGATACATCTGA